Part of the Salinimonas iocasae genome, GTACCTTACCGATCAGGCCTCCGCGTCGATAGTGCCGAAGTACCCATTGCTGCTGTGAATCCGGCTGTACAAATAATGTTGTACCGCGCCCCTTGGCCTGACCTTTGACTGCGTCTCGGCTGGTCCAGTAATTTGGCGAAAATACCGCCGCATCCGTATCAGATAAGTAGTGGGTATTTACTAACGTATGATGCCCGATACCTATTTTATGGTGTATTATAGCCATATATGCTTTATGTTGTGATAGATTCGCTATTCTAATGATTAGTTTAAGCTTTTTAGAATTTGAGGAAAGGCGCATTGACGAAAAAAATTTGCCTGGTCCGGCTATCAGCCATTGGTGATGTTACCCATGCCGCGGCGATGGTCACCCGAATTCGTCAGCGCTGGCCGCAGGCTCAGCTTACCTGGGTTATCGGTAAAATAGAATATCAGCTGGTGCGACTGATACCCGATGTTCGGTTTGTCATTTTCGATAAAAAAGAAAAAAAGGCAGCAGTTGCAAAGCTTAAAGCTGAGCTGGACGGTGAAACATTCGATGCATTGCTGATGATGCAGGTGGCATTACGGGCCAACCTGGCTTCTCGGGTAATTAATGCAAAGCGACGTATTGGCTTTGACTGGTCGCGCAGTAAAGAGCTGCACTGGTGGTTTACCAACGAACGTGTGGCGCCAACCAAACATGCCCATGTGCTTGATGGTTTTATGGATTTTGCTGACAAGCTCGGCGTACCCGAGGCTCCGCTACAGTGGGATATACCTCTTGAGCCGGAAGCTCTTGCCTGGGCAGAGCAGCAGCGCCAGGCGCTGGGCAGGTTTGTTGTTATTAGTCCTGCGGCGAGCAAGGCTGAACGTAACTGGTTGGCTGAGCGCTATGCACAAATTGCCGATAACCTGGCTGAGCGAGGACTACGGGTTGTGTTGTGTGGTGGACCAGCGCCACTGGACAGACAAACCGGTGATGCGATTAAACAGCATGCGCAAAGTGCGTTGGTCGATCTGATAGGGCAAACCAGTTTGCATCAGATGGCAGCGCTGCTCAGTCATGCCGAACTGGTCATTGCACCCGATACCGGTCCGGCGCATATTGCGGCCTGTAAAGGGACGCCGGTAGTGGGATTATATGCCCACTCAAACCCGCGTCGCACAGGGCCTTATAATAATTTGAACAATGTGGTTTCGGTATACGACGACGTAATCGCAAAACAAAAAGGACAATCGTGGGAACAGCTTGGCTGGGGAACCCGCGCTAAAGGAGAGGATCTCATGTCGCTAATCACCGTGGAGCAGGTATGGGCGAAAGTGGCGGCAATTATAGAGTAAGCGCCGCCAGCAGCCGATAGTTTGCAAAGCAAAAACAAAAACAATAACTACACTTAACATAATGCGAAAATTCGGCACAACCAGGGAGAAGCGCTGGGTGTCCAGGCTGCTTGGGTTACTTTCTAGGGAACGTGTGCATTACGCAATGGGAATTGCGCTGATTGCACTGCTTCAGCTATCTGCGACCTCAGTGAGGGCGGCAGAGGATAACCTGCAGTTTGTCTTTCACCCTTCCGTAGGTAAACAAAGCCTGACTCCAACAGAAGCGCGTTCAATCTTTACCGCCCGGCAACAACACTGGGAAGACGGTAATAAAATTCATGTGTTTGTTCTGAAAACGGAATCTGCTGTGCATCGACGTTTTTGTCGTCAGATGCTGCAAATGTTTCCGTATCAGCTTGAACGAATCTGGAACCAAATCATTTATTCCGGGCAGGGTGATGCACCCAAGGTGGTACCCTCTCAGGAAGCTCTTATCGACGCAGTAAAAGCCACTCCCGGCGCGGTGGGCTACGCCAGCGAAGAATTATTACAAAACCGGCAAGATAAGGTCGACCCGCAATGAAACGGCTGTTTTTTCTTTCTCTCCTCTCACTCTGCGCACAGGCTCAGGATGTACAAAAAGTACAATGGCACGGCTATGTTTCGCAGGGTCTGACACAATCAGTTGATAGCGACTATCTAACTGATAACAATGACATTACAACTGACCTGACCGAAGTCGGAATCAATGGACGCTGGCAAATCCGCGATCAACTTGCCCTGGTCGGTCAGCTTAATTACCTCAACGGCGGCAATCGATATGAAGCCGGGGGCAGGGTTGATTATTTGTTTTTAGACTGGGCTGCACCACATATTGCCAACTGGTCCACCCATGTTCACCTTGGCCGGTTCAAAAACCGTCACTGGCTATATTCAGCCAGTCGCGATGTGCCTCACACCCGGGCCACAGCGATTTTGCCGCAATCTGTTTATTTCGATGGCTCCCGGGATATCGCTCTGGGCAGTGACGGTATCAGTGTGCAGTCTACAAGAAGCGATGCGAGCGGCGTCTGGGAAGTAAACTGGAGTTACGGGAAGTCACCGCTTGATGACGATGACACCGAAGCATTTTTAGGTCCCAACGCACAGGGCGAGGTTAAGCAGGATTATGTCCACCAGTTCAGCGTGTTTTATCAGCCACCGTCTTATAACTGGCGATTTGGCGCCAGCTGGCTAAGCTCAGACTTTCGCTACGATGCCGCACCACGGGAAACCTTTTTTAACGGCAAAAGCGAGATTGAGCGTATTGTTTTCTCGGGCATTTATTTCAGTGAGTTCTGGGAGCTGAGTGCTGAATGGGTGACAGAGTCACGACGAGACGCGGGCGCCTACGCACCAACTTTTGTTACAGATCGCACGGGTGAGGGGGGGTATGTACAGGCGCGCTACTTGTTTAACAGGAAGTTTAGCGCGCTGGCAAGCTACGATTCCTATACATTGGATAGAGATGACCCTGACGGACATGCATTGTCGGCCATGAGCGGTGGACTCGTGCCCTCTTATTATGGATATTCCCGAACTTATGCGGTTGGCGCAAGGTGGAATATTGCGCCAAACTGGCGCTTGCAGGCAGAGCACCACTGGGTGGAAGGGGCCGCCCGTGCCACTAGTCGTATTTTGCCGCAAACTGCCACAAATGTAGATAAGCACTGGAGAATGTGGGCAGTGCAGCTGATGTACTGGTTCTAGTTATGCAGGTAAAGCTGTCGTTTCTGACTAAAGTGATGCTGTTGGTACTGCTGATGATGGCAAGTATCACAGCGCTTATCAGTTCGCTGTTAATTCAGCAGTCTAACAATGCCATAGAAACACAGCACCAGGCGATGCAGCAGCTGAATATGCGTCGCTATCAGTTGCTTAATACGCTGCTGGATGATCGCATACAGTTATGGGCAGAAACCTTTCCAAGAACCAAAGGCGGCCGTCCGGCTACACTGAAGGAGCTGACCAGCTCGATTGAGGGGGCCAGAGCATCCTTAGAAGTTTATCTGCAGGTAGACAATATCTGGTTGTTCTCAGCAGCCGGAATGTTGCTACATGGCGAAGAGTCGGCGATGCCGGGTTTTGTTGCAACAATGCGCCAGCGCGCCTTCAGTGAACTGCGCCCTCAGATGACCACGTCCTGTGAACACCTTTGCCGTCGCTATGTGGCGATACCGGTGATGGTGCAGGATGACGATCCGGCGGTGCTGGTCTTTTCATCGGGTACGCAGGAACTGGTCGCGTTGTTATCACGCTTTGCGGATGTAGAGCGGATAGCCATTGTAAGGGGCGAGCAAAAAGCCGCGTCGATGGAAGTGATCAGCCGCTTGTCTGCCTCGAATAAGGAGCATGTAAGTAACATCCTGCGTCAGCTACCTGACAACACAACTATTGAAAGTCTCATCGCGCAGGGAAGTCGCATAGACTACGATAACCGCCTGATGCTGGTCAGCCTGCTACCGGTTCTGGACGGACGTTTGCCTGACAGCTACATCCTGTTCACCCGTGATATAACACAACAGGTGATGTCGGCCAGAAATTATCAGGACTGGGTGGTGGGCAGTGCGCTTATTATACTGGCCGTGTTTGCTGTGCTGTTTTACCTGATTCTGAACCGCTCGCGCAAAAAGCTGATCGCACTGAGCTGGCGTTTACCTTTGCTGGCCGAGCATCGCTATGATGAATTTAAGCGCGCCTCTACACAAAACATCAACTTTACCGCCAAGCGCCTGCCCGACGAACTGGATGTGCTTGAAACCGCAGCCAGTAATTTAGCGGTCGAACTGGAACGCATAGATACAAAAATGAATGAAACCACCGCCAAGCTGGAAAATATGGCGATGTTCGATGTGCTTACCGGTTTGCCAAACCGCAATATGCTGATGTTCCAGATGGAAAAGGAAGTCTCTTACCGTACCCGCAATGCCAAGCCCATGGCAGTATTGTTCCTGGATATGGATGACTTTAAGCGCATAAATGATATTCACGGGCACGATGTGGGCGACAAGCTTATCAAGGCGGCCGCGTCACGCCTTTCTGCTCCGCTTAGGGACAGCGATCTGGCGGCACGTTTTGGCGGTGATGAATTTGTCATCCTGCTCTCTGGCGTTGAAAACCGCATACAACTGGAAGTCGTTGCCA contains:
- a CDS encoding glycosyltransferase family 9 protein, producing MTKKICLVRLSAIGDVTHAAAMVTRIRQRWPQAQLTWVIGKIEYQLVRLIPDVRFVIFDKKEKKAAVAKLKAELDGETFDALLMMQVALRANLASRVINAKRRIGFDWSRSKELHWWFTNERVAPTKHAHVLDGFMDFADKLGVPEAPLQWDIPLEPEALAWAEQQRQALGRFVVISPAASKAERNWLAERYAQIADNLAERGLRVVLCGGPAPLDRQTGDAIKQHAQSALVDLIGQTSLHQMAALLSHAELVIAPDTGPAHIAACKGTPVVGLYAHSNPRRTGPYNNLNNVVSVYDDVIAKQKGQSWEQLGWGTRAKGEDLMSLITVEQVWAKVAAIIE
- a CDS encoding type 2 periplasmic-binding domain-containing protein; this encodes MSRLLGLLSRERVHYAMGIALIALLQLSATSVRAAEDNLQFVFHPSVGKQSLTPTEARSIFTARQQHWEDGNKIHVFVLKTESAVHRRFCRQMLQMFPYQLERIWNQIIYSGQGDAPKVVPSQEALIDAVKATPGAVGYASEELLQNRQDKVDPQ
- a CDS encoding putative bifunctional diguanylate cyclase/phosphodiesterase; its protein translation is MQVKLSFLTKVMLLVLLMMASITALISSLLIQQSNNAIETQHQAMQQLNMRRYQLLNTLLDDRIQLWAETFPRTKGGRPATLKELTSSIEGARASLEVYLQVDNIWLFSAAGMLLHGEESAMPGFVATMRQRAFSELRPQMTTSCEHLCRRYVAIPVMVQDDDPAVLVFSSGTQELVALLSRFADVERIAIVRGEQKAASMEVISRLSASNKEHVSNILRQLPDNTTIESLIAQGSRIDYDNRLMLVSLLPVLDGRLPDSYILFTRDITQQVMSARNYQDWVVGSALIILAVFAVLFYLILNRSRKKLIALSWRLPLLAEHRYDEFKRASTQNINFTAKRLPDELDVLETAASNLAVELERIDTKMNETTAKLENMAMFDVLTGLPNRNMLMFQMEKEVSYRTRNAKPMAVLFLDMDDFKRINDIHGHDVGDKLIKAAASRLSAPLRDSDLAARFGGDEFVILLSGVENRIQLEVVASKLLRAFDAPIQFDSHQFYISLSIGIAFTDKGDISAVDLLRHADIAMYEAKAQSGSAYCIFDKTMHQKVMRRVELENDARIGLSQGHFSLALQPQVEMPSRRLVGMEALIRWHHPEKGFISPAEFIPLLENTSLMMTIDYWVISQSLSKLAQLHANGFTDVKIAINVSAAQFLDSSLPAYLEQQIAYYNVSAEHIELELTETALVADMNRATATLETIRAMGCLIAIDDFGTGYSSLGYLKALPADYIKVDRSFVSGMVESADDRSIVSSTISMVKGMGLTVIAEGIETEEQFEMLTGFGCHQGQGYLFSPPIPEAALWEELNKNLHQGVWKTDAS